One genomic region from Candidatus Defluviilinea gracilis encodes:
- a CDS encoding cystathionine gamma-synthase, whose amino-acid sequence MKFETLAIHAGQEPDPNNGAVMTPVYFTSTYMQDGIGKPRQGYEYSRTMNPTRKALQDCLAALEGGSLRQAQGEAFGLAFASGLAATDTVLRLLSADAHVLAGNDVYGGTFRLFDKILRRFNLDFTFADTTDPESVADALTPSTRLVWLETPTNPYLRITDIRAVAEIVHAHANKPLLVVDNTFATPYLQRPLELGADIVVHSMTKYLGGHSDVVGGAVIVKDKELADRLYFLQNAVGAIPGPMDCFLVLRGIKTLPLRMERHYENATAVVEFLEKHPKVDKVIYPYHASHPQQKVAKQQMRNGGGMVSFIVKGGKEAATRVVEATKIFALAESLGGVESLIEVPAAMTHLSVAGSQLEVDPALIRLSIGVEHRDDLIEDIKQALEKA is encoded by the coding sequence ATGAAATTTGAAACGCTGGCAATTCATGCGGGTCAGGAACCCGACCCCAACAACGGCGCGGTGATGACGCCCGTCTATTTCACATCTACATACATGCAAGATGGGATTGGAAAACCGCGACAAGGATACGAATATTCGCGCACGATGAACCCAACGCGCAAGGCATTGCAAGATTGTCTCGCCGCGCTCGAAGGCGGTTCCCTTCGACAAGCTCAGGGCGAGGCATTCGGATTGGCATTCGCTTCGGGACTCGCCGCGACGGACACCGTCCTTCGTTTACTGAGCGCGGATGCGCATGTGCTGGCAGGCAACGACGTGTACGGCGGCACCTTCCGCCTCTTCGACAAGATCCTCCGCCGCTTCAACCTCGACTTTACATTTGCTGACACGACTGATCCTGAATCGGTCGCCGACGCGTTGACTCCCTCCACGCGCCTCGTATGGTTGGAGACTCCGACCAATCCATATTTGCGCATCACCGACATTCGCGCCGTGGCAGAAATCGTCCACGCGCATGCAAACAAGCCGCTCCTCGTTGTTGATAACACATTTGCCACACCCTACCTTCAGCGTCCGCTCGAACTCGGCGCGGACATCGTCGTCCACTCGATGACGAAATATCTCGGCGGTCACTCGGATGTGGTCGGCGGCGCTGTGATCGTGAAAGATAAGGAATTAGCAGACCGGCTTTACTTCCTGCAAAACGCGGTCGGCGCGATACCAGGACCGATGGATTGCTTCTTGGTCTTGCGCGGAATCAAAACTCTGCCCCTCCGCATGGAACGTCACTACGAAAACGCTACGGCTGTCGTTGAATTTCTTGAAAAGCATCCCAAAGTGGACAAGGTCATCTATCCGTACCACGCGAGTCATCCACAACAAAAGGTTGCGAAACAACAAATGAGGAACGGCGGAGGCATGGTCTCGTTCATCGTCAAAGGCGGAAAGGAAGCCGCGACCCGGGTGGTTGAGGCGACGAAAATCTTCGCGCTCGCCGAATCGCTCGGCGGAGTCGAATCGCTCATCGAAGTCCCGGCGGCGATGACTCACCTATCGGTAGCCGGCTCGCAATTGGAGGTTGACCCGGCTCTTATCCGCTTGTCAATTGGCGTGGAACACCGTGATGATTTGATCGAAGATATCAAACAGGCGCTGGAAAAAGCCTAA
- a CDS encoding mechanosensitive ion channel family protein has product MSDSVFEALRPFLNAILIGLGGILIALIVSWVVSHLLARPMGSVWSRFIGSFLALAIGIWTVKVILDTTGAAGLLVVVVTAITGAFAIGSERIAGDLLAGVSLFVGRTYSAGDYVVIAGREGRVANVSLFLTTLETVNGDEIYIRNAEATNGTIINYSAHPGHLISVKVPLPVNQDLNKAVEAIQKAVTGFAPELSTKALSQPAVVVQTADEGYFIIEVRAYMTDRLDAGPEMTRLFLLAVNAIKEAGLSLDANA; this is encoded by the coding sequence ATGTCCGACAGTGTCTTTGAAGCTCTTCGTCCCTTCTTAAATGCGATCCTGATTGGCTTAGGCGGGATTCTCATTGCCTTGATCGTTTCATGGGTGGTCAGTCATTTATTAGCCCGCCCCATGGGATCGGTGTGGAGCCGGTTCATCGGGAGTTTTCTCGCGCTTGCCATCGGCATCTGGACGGTGAAAGTGATTCTGGACACCACCGGCGCGGCGGGGTTGCTGGTCGTCGTCGTGACGGCGATCACCGGCGCGTTTGCCATCGGCTCCGAGCGAATCGCCGGCGACCTTTTGGCTGGCGTCAGCTTATTTGTTGGGCGCACCTACAGCGCGGGCGATTATGTTGTAATTGCAGGACGAGAAGGCAGGGTGGCGAATGTTTCGCTCTTTCTCACCACACTTGAGACCGTGAACGGTGATGAAATCTATATCCGCAATGCGGAAGCGACCAACGGAACGATCATAAATTATTCAGCGCATCCCGGTCATCTGATCTCCGTAAAGGTTCCACTGCCGGTGAATCAAGACTTGAATAAAGCCGTTGAGGCGATACAGAAAGCGGTGACTGGTTTCGCCCCTGAACTATCAACCAAGGCATTAAGTCAACCGGCGGTTGTGGTGCAAACAGCAGACGAAGGCTATTTCATCATTGAAGTCCGCGCATACATGACCGATCGGCTGGACGCGGGTCCCGAAATGACGCGACTCTTTCTGCTTGCCGTGAACGCGATCAAAGAAGCGGGGTTAAGTTTGGACGCCAACGCGTAG
- a CDS encoding VTT domain-containing protein, with protein MSPSKKANKPSPQPESSPGQKRSKLQINILRALALLVVLGITALVFSIRDRVEDFAVFGYPGVFLIALLANATVFIPAPGVAIIYAMGAVFNPLLVGLSAGTGGAIGELSGYLAGFSGQAVIENTNVYERIKPWVDQYGGWAILVLAAIPNPFFDVAGVAAGIAKMPMRTFLFFIWIGQLIKMTCFAYAGYYSLEWLTRFFE; from the coding sequence GTGTCACCATCGAAGAAAGCGAATAAGCCCTCGCCGCAACCAGAGTCGTCGCCGGGTCAGAAGCGCTCGAAACTTCAAATCAATATCCTGCGCGCGCTGGCGCTCCTCGTCGTCCTGGGGATCACCGCGTTGGTATTCAGCATACGCGACCGGGTGGAGGACTTTGCGGTGTTCGGTTATCCCGGTGTCTTCTTAATCGCCCTGCTTGCAAACGCGACTGTCTTCATCCCCGCGCCCGGCGTGGCTATCATCTACGCCATGGGGGCGGTGTTCAATCCCTTGCTTGTCGGGCTTTCAGCAGGGACGGGCGGCGCGATCGGAGAACTCTCCGGGTACCTTGCCGGTTTCAGCGGTCAGGCAGTGATCGAAAATACGAATGTGTACGAGCGCATCAAGCCCTGGGTGGATCAATACGGCGGCTGGGCAATCCTCGTATTAGCCGCCATCCCGAATCCTTTTTTCGATGTGGCAGGCGTTGCCGCAGGTATCGCTAAAATGCCAATGCGCACGTTCCTTTTCTTTATTTGGATCGGCCAACTCATCAAGATGACATGTTTTGCCTACGCGGGATATTATTCCCTGGAATGGCTCACCCGGTTCTTTGAGTAA
- a CDS encoding peptidylprolyl isomerase: MSKQWKTPPAMQIDSKKKYKARMETDKGAMVIELFADKTPKTVNSFVFLAREGFYDDVIFHRVIDNFMAQGGDPTGTGMGGPGYQFEDEFHPSLKHDKQGVLSMANAGPGTNGSQFFITHGPTPHLNNRHSVFGQVVEGLDVLMSIPARDPNNRNAPAVKILRVTIEESE, encoded by the coding sequence ATGTCAAAACAATGGAAGACCCCACCCGCAATGCAGATCGACTCAAAGAAAAAATACAAAGCGCGCATGGAAACAGACAAAGGCGCGATGGTGATCGAACTATTCGCCGACAAAACGCCCAAGACCGTAAACAGCTTCGTCTTCCTCGCGCGCGAAGGATTCTACGACGATGTGATCTTCCATCGCGTGATCGATAATTTCATGGCGCAAGGCGGCGACCCCACCGGCACCGGCATGGGCGGACCCGGGTACCAATTCGAAGATGAATTTCACCCCAGCCTGAAACACGATAAACAAGGCGTCCTCTCCATGGCGAACGCCGGACCCGGCACCAACGGCTCGCAATTTTTCATCACACACGGGCCCACCCCGCATCTCAACAACCGCCACAGCGTTTTCGGCCAGGTTGTAGAAGGGCTGGATGTGTTGATGTCGATTCCCGCGCGCGACCCAAACAACCGCAACGCCCCAGCCGTAAAGATTCTCCGTGTCACCATCGAAGAAAGCGAATAA
- the udk gene encoding uridine kinase, whose product MKHPDPLVIGIAGGSGSGKTTVAHAILSRVGRDRIAFLQHDSYYKDLSGLPPVQRSEINFDHPDSLESELLIEHIASLRDGQPVDVPVYDFATDRRTDQSFIVQPRSVILVEGILIFTEAKLRKMFDVKIFVDTDADLRFIRRLERDIHERGRSTESVIAQYQATVRPMHLEFVEPSKRYADVIIPEGGFNTAALDMVVARIEALLK is encoded by the coding sequence ATGAAACATCCAGACCCTCTCGTCATTGGTATTGCAGGCGGCTCAGGCTCTGGAAAGACCACCGTTGCGCATGCCATCCTCAGCAGGGTCGGGCGCGACCGCATCGCCTTTTTGCAACACGACTCGTACTACAAAGACCTTAGCGGATTGCCCCCCGTTCAGCGGTCGGAAATCAACTTCGACCACCCCGACTCGCTCGAATCGGAATTATTGATCGAACACATCGCCTCCCTCCGCGACGGGCAGCCTGTGGACGTCCCCGTATATGACTTTGCCACCGACCGGCGCACAGACCAATCCTTCATCGTCCAGCCGCGCAGTGTTATTCTCGTGGAAGGTATTCTTATTTTCACGGAAGCCAAATTGCGAAAAATGTTCGACGTGAAGATCTTCGTAGACACCGACGCCGACCTGAGATTCATCCGCCGCCTCGAGCGCGACATCCACGAACGCGGGCGCAGTACCGAATCGGTGATCGCGCAATACCAGGCGACTGTCCGCCCCATGCATCTCGAGTTTGTCGAACCCTCGAAGCGTTACGCCGATGTGATCATCCCCGAAGGCGGATTCAACACCGCCGCGCTGGATATGGTCGTGGCGCGCATCGAAGCGCTATTAAAATAA
- a CDS encoding rod shape-determining protein — MLGLFSLDIAIDLGTANTLVNVRGKGIVINEPSWVTIDKRLRQPLAIGLEAKEMMGRTPSNVAVVRPLRDGVIADFDITQVMLEYFIGRVHEQNIVPLPRPRVVVGIPTGVTEVEKRAVYDAVMASGARAAYMIEEPIAAALGAGLPMGEIRGSMVVDIGGGTTEVAVMSMSGVVASRSLRVAGDEMDQDIVQYLRNKYNLLIGEGVAEQIKWKIGSAYPLQPEKTMEVRGRNLVTGLPESIEVSSVEMREALAGSVQVIIDTIRDALDEIPPEIVADLMDAGICLAGGGGLLQGLADRLTDEVKLRVWVAEDPLTCVARGAGMVFDDFDKLSRYLVGLERGSTRHSA, encoded by the coding sequence CTGTTGGGCTTATTTTCACTGGATATTGCGATCGATTTGGGGACTGCGAACACGTTGGTGAACGTGCGCGGCAAGGGAATTGTCATCAACGAACCTTCCTGGGTGACGATTGATAAGCGCTTGCGTCAGCCGCTTGCCATCGGTTTGGAGGCGAAGGAAATGATGGGTCGCACGCCGAGCAATGTGGCGGTTGTGCGCCCGTTGCGCGATGGCGTGATCGCCGACTTCGATATTACCCAGGTGATGTTGGAATACTTCATTGGCAGGGTTCACGAGCAAAATATTGTGCCGCTTCCGCGCCCGCGCGTGGTAGTGGGAATTCCCACCGGCGTGACGGAAGTGGAAAAACGCGCCGTGTATGACGCGGTGATGGCGTCTGGCGCGCGCGCGGCATATATGATCGAGGAACCGATCGCCGCGGCATTGGGGGCTGGTTTGCCCATGGGTGAAATTCGCGGCAGTATGGTGGTGGATATCGGCGGCGGAACGACAGAAGTGGCTGTGATGTCTATGAGCGGCGTGGTCGCCTCCCGTTCGTTGCGCGTGGCTGGCGATGAGATGGACCAGGATATTGTGCAGTATTTGCGAAATAAATATAACCTGCTCATCGGTGAAGGGGTTGCGGAGCAGATCAAATGGAAGATCGGTTCGGCGTATCCGCTTCAGCCGGAGAAAACGATGGAAGTGCGCGGACGGAATCTGGTGACCGGTTTGCCGGAAAGCATCGAAGTTTCATCGGTGGAGATGCGCGAGGCGCTGGCAGGGTCGGTGCAGGTAATTATCGATACGATCCGCGACGCGTTGGATGAAATTCCTCCGGAGATCGTTGCCGATCTGATGGATGCCGGTATCTGCCTTGCCGGTGGAGGCGGGCTCTTGCAAGGGCTTGCGGACCGCCTGACGGATGAAGTGAAGTTGCGCGTATGGGTCGCCGAAGACCCGCTCACATGTGTGGCGCGCGGCGCTGGCATGGTGTTCGATGATTTCGATAAGTTGAGCCGTTATCTTGTTGGGCTGGAGCGCGGCAGCACCCGGCACAGCGCGTAA
- the mreC gene encoding rod shape-determining protein MreC: MRNNFSRALQTTIIFLVVGGVIALALGGYFSSASNVFTGSLVNLQTWFSSRFIAVQEFLTAPRDVASLRQRNAELEAEVSELQAQVIQLQQQVGETEILAALVDFSRANPDNTYKAAEVIGRDPSPFLHYVIINRGSNDGILRGMPVVTDQGLVGRVDAVIANAARVQLITDPASNVNVRLENAETDASLVGSVTGDLELELISQETNVEAGDLVLTSGLGGGYPPDLIVGQVVNIRARDFDLFQQATVQPVVDFNRLQIILVIVNFTPVDIGPLFPTP, encoded by the coding sequence ATGAGAAATAATTTTTCGCGCGCGCTTCAGACAACGATCATCTTTCTGGTCGTGGGCGGGGTGATCGCGCTTGCGCTGGGGGGATATTTCAGCTCCGCATCGAACGTGTTCACAGGGTCGCTGGTCAATTTACAGACGTGGTTCTCCTCTCGTTTTATCGCAGTGCAGGAGTTTTTGACCGCGCCGCGCGATGTCGCCTCTCTGCGCCAGCGTAATGCGGAACTCGAAGCGGAGGTTTCTGAATTGCAAGCGCAGGTGATCCAGCTCCAGCAACAGGTTGGCGAAACAGAGATTCTCGCCGCGCTGGTCGATTTTTCGCGCGCCAACCCGGACAATACCTACAAAGCCGCCGAGGTGATTGGGCGCGACCCGAGTCCGTTTTTGCATTATGTGATCATCAACCGCGGTTCAAATGATGGGATCCTGCGCGGCATGCCGGTCGTCACCGACCAGGGGCTGGTTGGGCGCGTAGATGCGGTGATTGCCAACGCGGCGCGCGTGCAACTGATTACCGACCCGGCCTCGAACGTGAATGTGAGATTGGAAAACGCGGAGACCGACGCCTCGCTTGTTGGCTCTGTCACCGGCGACCTCGAACTGGAATTGATCTCGCAGGAAACAAACGTCGAGGCAGGCGATCTTGTCCTCACCTCGGGGCTGGGAGGCGGATATCCTCCGGACTTGATCGTCGGACAGGTGGTCAACATCCGCGCCCGCGATTTCGATTTATTTCAACAAGCCACGGTCCAGCCGGTGGTGGACTTTAACCGCCTCCAAATTATTTTGGTGATCGTAAACTTTACCCCGGTGGATATCGGTCCCCTTTTCCCGACTCCATAA
- the minC gene encoding septum site-determining protein MinC — MEDTTTLLQIKGIRDGLLVSIDDAPWDEQRSALLTQVDSQPAFFHGARLALDVATQVLKVDDLAELRDQLSERGIFLWAVISESPTTEKTAQLLGLATRIAKPRPEDSRAFAPENAGEEASLFLNKTLRSGARVEYPGHVVVLGDVNPGAEIVAGGSVIVWGRLRGMVHAGVKGNAASVICALDLSPTQARIAGESYAALEPSETQQPEMARIHQDGKIHAELWSAK, encoded by the coding sequence ATGGAAGACACCACAACGCTTCTTCAGATCAAAGGTATACGCGACGGACTGCTCGTTTCGATTGATGACGCTCCGTGGGATGAACAGCGTTCCGCGTTGCTTACCCAGGTGGATTCTCAGCCCGCATTCTTTCACGGCGCGCGCCTTGCGCTGGATGTTGCGACACAAGTGTTGAAGGTGGACGATCTTGCGGAATTGCGCGATCAACTTTCTGAGCGAGGCATCTTCCTCTGGGCGGTTATCAGTGAATCGCCGACCACAGAGAAAACGGCGCAGTTGCTCGGTTTGGCAACTCGAATCGCAAAGCCGCGGCCTGAAGATTCAAGGGCGTTTGCCCCGGAAAATGCCGGCGAAGAGGCTTCGCTATTTTTGAATAAAACGCTCCGTTCCGGCGCCCGTGTTGAATATCCCGGACATGTGGTGGTGCTTGGCGATGTGAACCCCGGCGCGGAGATCGTTGCCGGAGGAAGCGTCATCGTCTGGGGTCGCTTGCGAGGGATGGTTCATGCGGGGGTAAAGGGCAATGCCGCCTCGGTGATCTGCGCCCTCGACCTTTCGCCAACTCAAGCGCGCATTGCCGGTGAATCGTATGCCGCATTGGAGCCGAGCGAAACTCAACAGCCCGAGATGGCGCGCATCCATCAAGATGGAAAAATCCACGCTGAACTTTGGTCAGCTAAATAA
- the minD gene encoding septum site-determining protein MinD translates to MPAKVITLTSGKGGVGKTTATANLAVALAAEKSKVVCLDGDIGLRNLDVILGLENRIVYDLVDVVEGRCRLKQAMIRDKKLPDLYLIPAAQTRDKNAVSASDMVRVVKELRSDFDFVLIDSPAGIERGFRNAIAAADRVLVVTNPEVSAVRDADRVIGILESEEKGPAALILNRLNPALVKSKDMLSPEDVLDLLAVELIGIVPEDENVVIASNRGAPVAYDPKSRAGQAFRNIAKRLKGETVPFLDLESQGSLWERIQRLTGRK, encoded by the coding sequence ATGCCTGCAAAAGTCATTACGCTTACATCTGGGAAAGGCGGGGTGGGGAAGACCACCGCCACTGCCAACCTTGCCGTCGCGCTTGCGGCGGAGAAGTCGAAAGTGGTTTGTCTTGACGGCGATATCGGCTTGCGCAATTTGGATGTGATCCTCGGCTTGGAAAATCGCATCGTGTATGATTTGGTGGATGTGGTCGAAGGGCGTTGCCGCTTGAAACAGGCGATGATCCGCGATAAGAAATTGCCCGACTTGTACCTCATCCCGGCGGCTCAGACGCGCGATAAAAACGCCGTTTCCGCCAGCGATATGGTGCGGGTGGTAAAAGAGTTGCGATCCGATTTTGATTTTGTGTTGATCGATTCGCCCGCCGGCATCGAGCGCGGATTTCGCAATGCCATCGCCGCCGCGGACCGCGTCCTCGTGGTGACCAACCCCGAGGTCAGCGCGGTACGCGATGCAGATCGAGTGATCGGCATCCTCGAGTCGGAGGAAAAAGGACCCGCGGCGCTCATCCTGAATCGGTTGAATCCCGCGCTCGTCAAAAGCAAAGATATGCTCTCGCCCGAGGATGTGCTCGATTTGCTCGCGGTTGAATTGATCGGCATTGTGCCGGAAGATGAAAACGTGGTCATTGCTTCCAATCGTGGCGCGCCGGTTGCGTACGACCCGAAAAGCCGGGCGGGGCAGGCGTTTCGCAATATTGCGAAACGGTTGAAGGGCGAAACCGTTCCATTCCTTGATTTGGAATCTCAAGGCAGCCTCTGGGAGCGCATCCAGCGGTTGACGGGGAGGAAGTGA
- the minE gene encoding cell division topological specificity factor MinE, which yields MGFFDRFFGKKTSADSAKERLQLVLIHDRTDLTPAELDALRDDLIAAISRHVQIDAKAMQIGVEHDGRSQRLVADIPLKAARRKTRKTK from the coding sequence ATGGGATTCTTCGATCGATTCTTCGGAAAAAAAACCAGCGCCGATAGCGCGAAAGAGCGCCTGCAACTGGTGCTGATTCACGACCGCACGGATCTGACGCCTGCTGAGTTGGATGCGCTTCGGGATGATTTGATCGCCGCCATCAGCCGCCACGTGCAAATTGACGCGAAAGCCATGCAGATCGGCGTGGAGCATGATGGGCGCTCGCAACGGCTTGTGGCGGATATTCCGCTCAAAGCCGCGCGGCGTAAAACACGAAAGACGAAATAA
- a CDS encoding rod shape-determining protein RodA — protein sequence MLKNISWRYFDFWLLGAVVLATAFGTTMIRSAVAGNEVLLPLINRQIYFALAGLVLIFVVAAIDYRYWMALYRPMYLVILLFLVTLTGFGQTAFGAQRWFQVGVLFLQPTEFAKIVAILVLARYFQATQNQPRDLRWLIGAVVWASGIIGLILLQPNLSNVVVLSVILGALLWLNGMEVKHVIMVGAVGTISFIAIVGLTAAGIRIPFLQEYQQDRIANFILPEEDATFGATYNVSQALIAIGSGGVTGQGYGHGTQTQLRFLKVRHTDFIFSAISEEFGFVGALLVIVIIMLVIWRCLRAAQKARDVAGMNIAYGVAILIFFQGMVNIGVNLNIVPVSGLPLPFISYGGSGLTSLMLGIGLVESVAMRFRQLEF from the coding sequence ATGCTAAAAAATATTTCATGGCGCTACTTTGACTTCTGGCTGTTGGGCGCGGTGGTGCTTGCCACGGCCTTCGGCACCACGATGATCCGATCCGCGGTGGCGGGGAATGAAGTATTGCTTCCGCTCATTAATCGCCAGATTTATTTCGCTCTGGCGGGCTTGGTCCTGATCTTCGTTGTTGCCGCGATCGACTACCGTTATTGGATGGCGCTGTATCGTCCCATGTATCTCGTCATTTTGCTGTTTCTCGTCACCTTGACCGGTTTCGGTCAAACCGCTTTTGGCGCGCAGCGTTGGTTTCAGGTAGGCGTGTTATTCCTGCAACCGACAGAGTTTGCCAAGATCGTGGCGATCCTTGTATTGGCGCGTTACTTTCAGGCGACTCAAAATCAGCCGCGCGACCTGCGCTGGTTGATCGGGGCGGTGGTATGGGCATCCGGCATAATTGGGTTGATCCTGCTCCAGCCGAATCTCAGCAATGTTGTGGTGTTGAGCGTCATTCTTGGCGCATTGTTGTGGCTGAACGGCATGGAAGTGAAGCATGTCATTATGGTGGGGGCGGTTGGGACGATCTCCTTTATCGCTATTGTAGGTTTGACCGCCGCAGGAATCCGCATTCCGTTCTTGCAGGAATATCAACAGGATCGCATCGCGAATTTCATCCTCCCGGAAGAGGACGCCACGTTCGGCGCGACCTATAACGTGTCACAGGCGCTCATTGCGATCGGCTCGGGCGGCGTGACCGGTCAAGGGTATGGTCACGGCACGCAGACTCAGTTGCGCTTCTTGAAAGTGCGTCATACCGATTTTATTTTCTCGGCGATCTCGGAGGAGTTTGGGTTTGTTGGCGCGCTGTTGGTCATTGTCATTATCATGTTGGTCATTTGGAGGTGTTTGCGCGCCGCGCAAAAAGCCAGAGATGTGGCGGGCATGAATATCGCTTACGGCGTGGCGATCTTGATCTTTTTTCAAGGCATGGTCAACATTGGGGTAAACTTGAACATCGTGCCCGTCTCGGGCTTGCCGCTTCCGTTCATTAGTTACGGCGGCAGCGGTCTCACTTCATTGATGCTCGGAATCGGGCTTGTGGAAAGCGTTGCCATGCGGTTCAGGCAATTGGAATTTTGA
- a CDS encoding glutamate--tRNA ligase, with protein MKPARTRMAPSPTGRFHLGSARTALFDYLLARKTGGQFILRLEDTDRKRFVEGSEDEIMRSLDWLGLTPDESPLHGGTFGPYRQTERRDLYQQRANELVQKGSAYPCFCSPERLEQSRKEQEARKVDRVLYDGLCRAIDPGDAAKRIANGEKYVIRFKMEHVGSTIAHDHLRGDIVTENKYLDDTIILKSDGLPTYHLAAMVDDHEMEITHVLRGSEWLSTFPLHVNIVRAFGWDEPVWIHLSIFLKPSGKGKMSKRDNADVMKDGRTVFVDDMKDLGYTPEGVLNWIALMGWGVAEDDVMSLDQMIQRFSIDTLTPSPAAINFQKLDHFNGTHIRLLTTEDLSARIKPYFVAAGLDVQNDALVKITPLIRERLVTLDDCLAFASFFFKEEVLPNPDELIAKGLDAKQSAEIAKKCLEILSAMPDVSHQTAEPPMRAYVESAGLNANQVFGILRVAVTGQKVSPPLFESMEIIGREKVLSRLQNAIGILERM; from the coding sequence TTGAAACCAGCACGCACACGCATGGCGCCATCGCCAACTGGGAGATTTCATCTCGGAAGCGCGCGCACCGCGCTCTTCGATTATTTGCTCGCGCGTAAAACGGGCGGGCAGTTCATCTTGCGCCTCGAAGATACCGACCGGAAACGATTTGTTGAAGGTTCGGAAGATGAAATTATGCGGAGCCTCGATTGGCTCGGCCTCACTCCCGACGAAAGCCCGCTTCATGGCGGGACCTTCGGCCCGTATCGCCAAACCGAGCGGCGCGACCTCTATCAACAACGCGCGAACGAACTTGTGCAAAAAGGATCGGCGTATCCCTGCTTCTGTTCGCCCGAGCGGCTCGAACAATCGCGCAAGGAGCAGGAAGCCCGCAAAGTAGATCGTGTCCTCTATGATGGATTGTGCCGCGCGATCGATCCCGGCGACGCCGCGAAGCGCATTGCCAATGGGGAGAAATATGTGATCCGTTTCAAGATGGAACATGTAGGTTCTACCATCGCGCATGATCACCTGCGCGGCGACATTGTGACCGAGAATAAATATCTCGACGATACGATTATCTTGAAGTCAGACGGTCTGCCCACGTATCATCTCGCCGCGATGGTGGACGACCACGAAATGGAAATTACCCACGTCTTGCGCGGATCGGAATGGCTCTCGACGTTTCCGCTTCATGTGAACATCGTCCGCGCGTTTGGGTGGGATGAACCCGTTTGGATTCACTTATCAATTTTTCTCAAACCGAGCGGCAAAGGGAAGATGAGCAAGCGAGACAATGCCGATGTTATGAAGGACGGCCGTACAGTCTTCGTTGACGATATGAAAGATTTAGGCTACACACCCGAGGGCGTGTTGAATTGGATCGCGTTGATGGGGTGGGGCGTCGCCGAGGACGATGTGATGTCTCTTGACCAGATGATCCAACGCTTCAGCATAGACACGTTGACTCCCTCGCCCGCGGCGATCAATTTTCAAAAACTGGATCATTTCAATGGGACTCACATCCGCTTGTTGACGACCGAAGACCTGTCGGCGCGGATCAAGCCGTATTTTGTCGCGGCAGGCTTGGATGTCCAGAATGACGCGCTGGTCAAGATCACGCCGCTCATCCGCGAGCGACTCGTCACGTTGGATGATTGTCTCGCGTTTGCGAGTTTCTTCTTCAAAGAGGAAGTATTGCCGAATCCCGATGAGTTGATCGCGAAAGGACTCGATGCGAAGCAGTCCGCTGAGATCGCAAAGAAGTGTTTGGAGATTCTGTCCGCAATGCCCGACGTGTCGCATCAGACTGCCGAGCCGCCGATGCGCGCGTACGTTGAGTCGGCGGGGTTGAACGCGAATCAAGTCTTCGGCATATTGCGCGTCGCCGTGACGGGGCAAAAGGTCAGCCCGCCGTTGTTCGAGAGCATGGAGATCATCGGGCGCGAAAAAGTGTTGTCGCGGTTGCAAAACGCGATTGGAATTTTAGAGCGAATGTAA